In Cicer arietinum cultivar CDC Frontier isolate Library 1 chromosome 7, Cicar.CDCFrontier_v2.0, whole genome shotgun sequence, a single window of DNA contains:
- the LOC140921077 gene encoding glucan endo-1,3-beta-glucosidase 12-like, producing the protein MTCVIFKSLILMVFATLSLKAYGDLQEWCIADPQAPDYAVQEALDWACSKMGGDADCINIQWNQPCYIPNTVKDHASYAFNNYYQRFKSQGASCYFNAAAYLTTNDPSYGSCIFNYIP; encoded by the exons ATGACTTGTGTAATATTCAAAAGTTTGATACTTATGGTGTTTGCGACACTGTCTTTAAAGGCATATG GAGACTTACAAGAGTGGTGCATAGCTGATCCGCAGGCACCAGATTATGCGGTGCAGGAAGCATTAGATTGGGCTTGCAGTAAAATGGGTGGTGATGCAGATTGCATAAATATACAATGGAACCAACCATGTTATATTCCAAATACTGTGAAGGACCATGCTTCCTATGCTTTCAACAATTACTATCAGAGGTTTAAGAGCCAAGGAGCCTCTTGTTATTTCAATGCTGCTGCATACCTCACTACTAATGACCCAA GCTATGGATCTtgcatttttaattatattcctTGA